Proteins from a single region of Apium graveolens cultivar Ventura chromosome 7, ASM990537v1, whole genome shotgun sequence:
- the LOC141675083 gene encoding ADP-ribosylation factor GTPase-activating protein AGD12-like — MSKNRLQDLLLKRENRVCADCSAPDPKWASANIGVFICLKCCAVHRKLGTGISKVMSVTLDEWSDDEIDHIVDVGGNSFANSIYEAYFPEGVSKPGPNASNEERSKFIRSKYETQDFLKPSLKISSTSKKDSLRASFSSKIMNSFRSSFSNSSEKLKGKEFIGLIKVTVIKGTNLAVRDMFSSDPYVILQLGMQKVQTTVAGSNLNPVWNEELMLSIPKSYGTLKVEVYDYDTFSADDIMGEAEVDLQPMINSATSYGDPSMFGNMQIGKWVKADNNALVNDSPVNIVDGKVKQEMTLKLQNVESGQIDLELEWIPLNS, encoded by the exons ATGA GTAAAAATAGATTACAGGATCTGTTGCTTAAGAGAGAGAACCGTGTTTGTGCAGATTGTAGTGCGCCAGACCCCAAATGGGC GTCAGCTAATATTGGAGTGTTCATATGTTTGAAATGTTGTGCCGTGCACAGAAAACTTGGAACTGGTATTTCAAAG GTTATGTCCGTGACCTTGGATGAATGGTCCGATGATGAAATTGATCACATAGTTGATGTTGGAGGAAATTCCTTTGCAAATTCCATCTACGAGGCATATTTCCCCGAGGGAGTTTCGAAACCTGGACCAAATGCTAGTAATGAGGAACGTTCAAAGTTCATAAG GTCTAAGTATGAGACTCAAGACTTTCTAAAACCTAGCTTGAAGATCTCGTCAACTTCTAAAAAGGACTCTCTGCGAGCAAGTTTTTCCAGCAAGATTATGAACAGTTTTCGAAGTTCTTTTAGTAATTCATCAGAGAAATTG AAAGGCAAGGAATTTATTGGACTAATAAAGGTTACAGTAATCAAAGGCACAAATTTAGCTGTTCGAGATATGTTCTCAAGTGATCCTTATGTCATCCTGCAACTTGGAATGCAG AAGGTACAAACTACTGTCGCTGGGAGCAACCTGAATCCAGTTTGGAATGAAGAATTGATGCTTTCCATCCCAAAAAGTTATGGGACCTTAAAAGTG GAAGTTTATGATTATGATACATTTTCGGCTGATGACATAATGGGGGAAGCCGAGGTAGATCTTCAACCAATGATAAACTCGGCAACGTCGTATGGTGATCCTAGTATGTTTGGTAACATGCAGATAGGAAAATGGGTTAAAGCGGACAACAATGCGTTGGTAAATGATAGTCCAGTAAATATTGTTGATGGGAAGGTAAAGCAGGAGATGACACTGAAGCTCCAAAATGTAGAATCTGGACAAATAGATCTAGAACTAGAGTGGATTCCTCTTAACAGTTAG